From a single Rutidosis leptorrhynchoides isolate AG116_Rl617_1_P2 chromosome 5, CSIRO_AGI_Rlap_v1, whole genome shotgun sequence genomic region:
- the LOC139849033 gene encoding uncharacterized protein, translating into MKAHIFGKCQAGIYFIEFKKRGLPHVHMLIWLTHEYKCKAPSDIDELISAEIPSQIEDPAGYKVVTEYMLHGPCGGNNMDAPCIIDRKCSKHFPKPYYAETTIDEDGYANYRCRNNGIKVIKGKATLDNSFIVPYNRFLLLKYNAHINVEWCNRSRAIKYLFKYLNKGPDRATIVIQENLTRTGESSVETIIEVDEIKNYLDCCYISPCEAVWQMFSFDIHFSQPSVLKLSYHLPNHHTITLHDSESLPALLHRESIKETMFTQWSELNKRDLNAQKLTYAKIPTHYVWN; encoded by the exons ATGAAAGCACACATATTTGGAAAATGCCAAGCAG GTATATACTTCATCGAATTCAAAAAACGTGGTTTACCTCATGTTCATATGCTCATCTGGTTAACACATGAATATAAATGTAAAGCACCATCCGATATTGATGAGCTCATTTCTGCGGAAATACCCTCTCAAATAGAAGATCCAGCCGGCTATAAAGTGGTCACTGAATACATGTTACATGGACCATGTGGTGGAAATAACATGGACGCACCTTGCATAATTGATCGGAAGTGTTCAAAACATTTCCCCAAACCATATTACGCGGAGACAACGATAGACGAAGATGGATACGCTAACTATAGATGCCGAAACAATGGAATAAAAGTCATTAAAGGAAAGGCGACACTTGACAACAGTTTCATCGTCCCTTACAATCGGTTTCTACTCCTCAAATACAATGCCCATATAAATGTCGAGTGGTGCAACAGATCTAGGGCAATAAAGTACTTATTTAAATACTTAAACAAAGGGCCAGACAGAGCAACCATCGTTATCCAAGAGAATCTCACACGAACTGGTGAATCATCCGTTGAAACAATAATTGAGGTAGACGAAATCAAGAATTACTTGGATTGTTGTTATATATCTCCATGTGAGGCTGTCTGGCAGATGTTTTCATTCGACATCCACTTTTCACAACCATCAGTGTTGAAGTTATCCTATCATCTACCAAACCATCACACAATCACACTCCACGATTCTGAGAGCCTCCCTGCACTACTACATAGGGAAAGTATCAAAGAAACGATGTTCACCCAATGGTCTGAGCTTAACAAGCGTGACCTAAATGCACAAAAATTGACATACGCGAAGATACCTACACATTATGTTTGGAATTAG